The following proteins are encoded in a genomic region of Triticum dicoccoides isolate Atlit2015 ecotype Zavitan chromosome 1B, WEW_v2.0, whole genome shotgun sequence:
- the LOC119350988 gene encoding AAA-ATPase At3g50940-like, producing MSSGEYERYVAMAATAAGAAMVINGLMNELLPSELRDALTLSTADVVRRLRARLSPTHTHTVVIDEAEGLAPNQLFDAARAYLASLAGTASAARRLRASRVDDAQGILVTMDHGEETVDVHDGVTYTWRLVSRDVAGNSGSFAGHGSGAGHNGRRGPHGGCHRSFELCFHKKHKEQALASYLPFVVDAAKAIRDRHRDLKMHMIEYDAWTPVDLRHPSTFDTIAMDGDLKRSVMDDLERFVRRKDYYRRTGRAWKRGYLLYGPPGTGKSSLVAAMANYLKFDIYDLELTEVKSNSDLRRLLVGMSNRSILVVEDIDCSIDLPQRGQEGGERRARHSFTGGEDNEDKVTLSGLLNFVDGLWSTSGEERIIVFTTNYKERLDPALLRPGRMDMHIHMGYCTPESFRILARNYHFVEDDHTMYPEIEKLMEEVPITPAEVAEVLMRNDGADAALSDLVGFLKAKRGEVGANKGVEHHGNNKVDKYEQAMVLYCTPEYFRGVSRDHQSLKDRAMIPEVEQLLSEVPTTIEEVTDVVGRNNGGADAAIRDLIGFLNAKRGDAGENNGANQDGNCNGDDK from the exons ATGTCGTCCGGCGAGTATGAGCGCTACGTGgccatggcggcgacggcggcgggggcggcgatggTGATCAATGGCCTGATGAACGAGCTGCTGCCCTCGGAGCTCCGTGACGCGCTCACCCTCTCCACCGCCGACGTGGTGCGCCGCCTCCGCGCCCGCCTCTCCCCCACCCACACCCACACCGTCGTCATCGACGAGGCCGAGGGCCTCGCGCCCAACCAGCTCTTCGACGCCGCCCGCGCCTACCTCGCCTCGCTCGCCGGCACCGCCTCCGCCGCGCGCCGCCTCCGCGCGTCCCGCGTCGACGATGCCCAGGGCATCCTCGTCACCATGGACCATGGCGAGGAAACCGTCGACGTCCACGACGGCGTCACCTACACCTGGCGCCTCGTCTCCCGCGACGTCGCCGGTAACAGCGGCTCCTTCGCAGGCCACGGCTCCGGCGCCGGCCACAACGGCCGCCGCGGCCCCCACGGCGGCTGCCACAGgtccttcgagctctgcttccacaAGAAGCACAAGGAGCAGGCGCTCGCCTCGTACCTGCCGTTCGTCGTGGACGCCGCCAAGGCCATCCGGGACCGGCACCGGGACCTCAAGATGCACATGATCGAGTACGACGCGTGGACCCCCGTCGACCTCCGCCACCCCTCCACCTTCGACACGATCGCCATGGACGGCGACCTCAAGCGATCCGTCATGGACGACCTCGAGCGGTTCGTTAGGAGGAAGGACTACTACCGCAGGACCGGCAGGGCATGGAAGCGCGGGTACCTGCTCTACGGCCCGCCGGGCACCGGCAAGTCCAGCCTCGTAGCCGCCATGGCCAACTACCTCAAGTTCGACATCTACGACCTCGAGCTGACCGAGGTCAAGTCCAACTCGGACCTCCGCAGGCTGCTCGTCGGCATGAGCAACCGCTCCATCCTCGTCGTTGAGGACATTGACTGCAGCATCGACCTGCCTCAGCGCGGCCAGGAAGGCGGCGAGAGGCGTGCGAGGCACAGCTTCACCGGAGGAGAGGACAATGAGGACAAG GTGACGTTGTCCGGGCTGCTCAACTTCGTCGACGGGCTGTGGTCGACGAGCGGGGAGGAGAGGATCATCGTCTTCACCACCAACTACAAGGAGCGGCTCGACCCGGCATTGTTGCGGCCGGGCAGGATGGACATGCACATCCACATGGGATATTGCACCCCGGAGTCCTTCAGGATCCTGGCCAGGAACTACCACTTCGTCGAAGATGACCACACCATGTATCCGGAGATCGAGAAGCTGATGGAGGAGGTGCCAATCACACCGGCAGAGGTTGCCGAGGTTCTGATGAGGAACGATGGAGCCGACGCCGCCCTCAGTGATCTCGTCGGGTTCCTCAAGGCAAAGAGGGGAGAAGTCGGTGCGAACAAGGGCGTGGAACATCATGGAAACAACAAGGTGGATAAATATGAGCAGGCAATGGTGTTGTACTGCACTCCGGAGTACTTTAGGGGCGTGTCCCGTGACCACCAATCACTTAAAGACCGTGCCATGATTCCCGAGGTCGAGCAGTTGTTGAGTGAGGTGCCGACCACGATCGAAGAGGTCACCGATGTTGTAGGGAGGAATAACGGCGGGGCGGACGCCGCAATCCGAGATCTCATCGGGTTCCTCAATGCGAAGAGGGGTGACGCCGGTGAGAACAATGGTGCGAACCAAGATGGAAACTGCAATGGTGATGATAAATAG
- the LOC119313316 gene encoding paired amphipathic helix protein Sin3-like 5, with the protein MASSDEADDDNYGYKTGKKGYTVETVQCLLFARDNLPSHVYRKFVKAMTEVWKNRADPDGEIRNICPENCIETALKLFQGWATVKQSFLNFIEGRSPVEGNGNADADAEAVVVNPLIQKPMDFLSRLKACPNMSDDHYAAFLKIMQDYFRDRTMTPRKVYKKVRRCMRDCPELLEEFVDNFLPADLKAFVKVKANDNHRSDGIHMKEGYGELHHAEEDEEDKVKPLPDWNSSKAQELPPEVDPKKLERASTPSYYLLPDNLTLHSSYWTNLGRSILNDTLVCSVSGMESSKHKTINGYETNILYCEEDMFESDMLLHRFRATADLIANLQTRAGIHLKISEHLTPLHRRCIEKLYDDDPELDDLLESPNTSSVLAVLLSRLKQKVEDLSEARSYLHKAHSQVIAKNYYRSLDHRGLSFKQLDAKRMSQKALLAEANEINKKNSNAGDKNADTDMSNAGDKHADTDMHKDISSIISSACASEEKQVMNWAKIVHPFLSAHCLWPSSKETVAPAKACEHCRTSKDFLSSIPDALPATKLPSPSKRGEFIKKNSNDLSSSHDGFGQDIEEGDFMPEPEIIESDVMLGAGKEPVSCDVATSGIDGLSSHCRMIGTSEPSTRDHGYKHEKQHESRQHSKTSAKLRGVKGGTCCFLIVLRRLYQILYDRLQTARSLCADDLLYAEFKEKIIKLHAHCIDNSSFEDFCLQFLGPKSVELFTLDIVINRVIKQLCIIYSRDQDNSLFQFLENFGRPVLPKPVFSHQNFPNNPSNGLPKYDQEEQEKALADTEKLPRHFERRKKRKLENGATSSSAWSSSQLGAVTKTHG; encoded by the exons ATGGCGTCTTCCGATGAAGCTGACGACGACAATTACGGATATAAAACGGGGAAAAAgggatacacggtggagactgtgcaaTGCTTGCTGTTTGCTAGAGACAACCTCCCCAGCCACGTGTACCGCAAGTTCGTCAAGGCCATGACCGAGGTTTGGAAAAACCG TGCTGACCCGGATGGTGAAATAAGGAACATCTGCCCTGAAAACTGCATCGAGACGGCGTTGAAGCTATTTCAGGGTTGGGCCACAGTTAAGCAGAGCTTCCTGAACTTCATTGAAGGCCGTAGCCCCGTCGAAGGCAATGGCAATGCCGATGCTGATGCCGAAGCCGTTGTTGTCAACCCCTTGATACAGAAACCAATGGATTTTCTTTCCAGACTGAAG GCATGCCCCAACATGAGCGACGATCATTATGCCGCTTTTTTGAAAATCATGCAAGATTATTTCAGGGACAGGACCATGACCCCTCGAAAAGTTTACAAGAAG GTGAGGAGATGCATGCGCGACTGTCCTGAGTTGTTGGAAGAGTTTGTGGATAATTTTCTCCCTGCAGACCTAAAG GCCTTTGTAAAGGTTAAAGCAAATGATAATCACCGCTCGGATGGTATCCATATGAAAGAAG GTTACGGAGAATTGCATCACGCCGAAGAGGATGAGGAAGACAAGGTTAAACCCTTGCCAGACTGGAATTCCTCAAAAGCTCAGGAATTGCCCCCAGAAGTGGATCCCAAGAAGCTCGAACGAGCTTCCACTCCTAGCTATTACCTGCTGCCAGATAAT TTAACTCTTCATTCAAGTTATTGGACCAATCTGGGGAGGTCTATTCTCAACGATACTTTGGTTTGTTCTGTATCTGGGATGGAAAGCTCTAAGCACAAAACTATAAATGGTTACGAGACAAACATTTTATACTGCGAAGAAGACAT GTTTGAGAGTGACATGCTATTACACCGGTTTCGTGCGACTGCTGACCTTATTGCCAATCTCCAAACTCGTGCTGGCATCCATTTGAAGATAAGCGAGCATTTAACTC CTCTACACCGGAGGTGCATTGAAAAACTATATGATGATGATCCTGAGCTGGATGATCTGTTGGAGAGTCCGAATACTAGTTCTGTTCTTGCTGTTCTACTTTCTCGTTTAAAGCAGAAGGTAGAAGATTTATCGGAGGCGCGCTCATATTTGCATAAGGCGCACTCACAAGTTATTGCCAAAAATTACTACAGATCGCTTGATCATCGTGGCCTCTCTTTCAAACAATTGGATGCAAAGAGGATGAGCCAAAAAG CATTGCTGGCAGAAGCAAATGAAATCAATAAAAAGAATTCGAATGCTGGAGATAAAAATGCTGATACAGACATGTCCAATGCTGGAGATAAACATGCTGATACAGACATGCACAAGGACATAAGCAGTATAATATCCTCTGCATGTGCCTCTGAAGAGAAGCAGGTGATGAATTGGGCGAAAATAGTACATCCATTTCTTTCTGCTCATTGTCTATGGCCTTCATCTAAGGAAACTGTAGCTCCCGCAAAAGCTTGCGAACATTGCCGCACCAGCAAAGATTTTCTCAGTAGCATACCTGATGCTTTGCCTGCTACTAAGCTTCCTTCACCTTCCAAG AGAGGGGAATTCATAAAGAAAAATTCTAACGACTTGAGCTCTTCACACGATGGTTTTGGCCAAGACATTGAGGAGGGTGACTTCATGCCCGAACCAGAAATCATTGAGTCAGATGTCATGCTTGGTGCCGGAAAAGAACCAGTAAGTTGTGATGTTGCCACTTCCGGTATAGATGGGTTGAGCTCTCATTGTCGCATGATCGGTACTTCTGAACCTAGTACTCGTGACCACGGATACAAACATGAGAAGCAGCATGAATCAAGGCAACACTCCAAAACATCAGCTAAACTGCGTGGTGTGaaaggaggcacttgttgttttctCATTGTGCTTCGCAGGCTTTACCAG ATTTTATATGACAGACTACAAACTGCGAGAAGTTTATGCGCCGATGATCTATTATATGCAGA GTTTAAGGAGAAAATCATCAAGCTGCATGCCCACTGTATTGATAATTCCAGTTTTGAAGACTTCTGCCTGCAATTTCTTGGGCCAAAGTCCGTTGAACTTTTTACTCTGGATATAGTGATAAACCGAGTTATCAAGCAG TTGTGCATAATTTATTCAAGAGATCAAGACAACTCGCTCTTCCAATTCCTTGAGAACTTTGGAAGACCAGTTCTACCCAAACCCGTGTTCAGTCATCAAAAC TTTCCCAACAATCCATCAAATGGGTTACCGAAGTATGATCAAGAGGAGCAAGAGAAAGCTCTTGCCGATACCGAAAAACTTCCGCGCCATTTTGAGAGAAG GAAAAAACGCAAGTTGGAGAACGGTGCAACGAGTTCCTCAGCTTGGAGTTCCTCTCAGCTTGGAGCAGTGACTAAAACTCATGGTTGA